A stretch of Brassica napus cultivar Da-Ae chromosome C6, Da-Ae, whole genome shotgun sequence DNA encodes these proteins:
- the LOC106435345 gene encoding uncharacterized protein LOC106435345 → MDAIQMMPSMRSYMKGLISGKISEESKFMNVSKECSTVLQNRQIKKRGDPGKFVLSIQIGKIVFSCSLVDLGSNVNLMPYSVARRLGYTHFKPTRMSLVFADRLVTSPVGILEDLQVKVGNTSIPADFVVLELEEESKDPLILERPFLCTVGAIIDVRQGKIDLNLGDIVIQFEMDELLKKPMMDGQTFEVDEGIDLLQPSDMMIEEILTEDPLELALVRAEAEQSVENIDADGYAKMLDSARSMGRMVASLSLGEESNKDENTSTGATPLPNSPNLPGDPWSELKAPKVELKPLSKGPRYAFLGPNFTYPVIVNDEFKNVETALFLCELRKYRFFQIPIPPDDQKKTMFTCPYGTYAYRRMPFGMCNAPATFQRCMMSIFTDLIEDIMEVFMDDFSVYGSSFSVCLSKLCRVLKRCEEKHLVLNWEKCHFKFDFDSKCLAAFHTIKGAQVSAPIVQPPEWDLPFEIKTE, encoded by the exons ATGGATGCGATCCAGATGATGCCCTCCATGCGCAGCTATATGAAGGGATTGATCTCAGGAAAAATATCAGAGGAGAGCAAATTCATGAATGTCTCTAAGGAGTGCAGCACAGTGCTTCAGAACAGGCAGATAAAGAAGCGAGGAGACCCTGGCAAGTTCGTCCTCTCTATCCAGATTGGGAAGATAGTTTTCTCATGCTCCTTGGTTGATCTGGGATCCAACGTAAACCTAATGCCCTACTCTGTAGCACGACGTCTGGGATACACGCATTTCAAACCAACTAGGATGTCTTTGGTGTTCGCGGATAGATTAGTTACGTCCCCGGTTGGTATTCTAGAGGATCTCCAAGTAAAAGTCGGGAACACCTCTATTCCAGCAGACTTCGTAGTTCTAGAGCTTGAAGAGGAATCcaaagatcctctcattttaGAAAGACCGTTCCTATGTACTGTTGGAGCCATCATTGATGTGCGGCAAGGGAAGATTGATCTCAATCTGGGAGACATAGTCATCCAGTTTGAGATGGATGAGCTGCTGAAGAAGCCGATGATGGATGGACAGACCTTCGAGGTGGATGAAGGGATTGATCTGCTGCAACCTAGCGACATGATGATTGAGGAGATTCTTACAGAAGATCCACTTGAGCTTGCACTAGTAAGAGCTGAGGCCGAGCAGAGTGTCGAGAACATTGATGCAGACGGGTATGCTAAGATGCTTGACTCCGCAAGGAGTATGGGAAGAATGGTGGCgagtctaagtctgggggaagaaAGCAACAAGGACGAGAACACTTCAACTGGAGCGACCCCTTTACCGAACTCGCCGAACCTACCTGGTGATCCCTGGAGCGAGTTGAAGGCTCCCAAGGTTGAGCTAAAACCCCTTTCCAAGGGGCCCAGGTACGCTTTCTTAGGTCCGAATTTCACTTACCCTGTCATTGTGAACGATGAATTCAAAAATGTGGAAACTGCATTGTTTTTGTGTGAGCTTAGGAAGTATC gtttctttcagatcCCTATCCCTCCGGACGATCAGAAGAAGACGATGTTCACATGCCCATACGGAACATACGCATACAGGAGAATGCCATTCGGCATGTGCAATGCGCCAGCAACATTTCAGcgctgcatgatgtcgatctttactgacCTGATTGAagacattatggaggttttcATGGATGATTTCAGTGTCTATGGAAGCTCCTTTAGTGTCTGTTTGTCAAAATTGTGCAGGGTACTCAAAAGGTGTGAGGAGAAACATCTGGTgctcaattgggagaagtgccacTTCAAGTTTGATTTCGACAGCAAGTGCTTAGCTGCGTTCCATACGATCAAAGGAGCTCAAGTCAGCGCACCTATTGTACAACCGCCAGAATGGGATCTCCCTTTTGAGATCAAGACTGAGTGA